The DNA segment GTGTGCCCCGCGAGTGTGGTGGCGTCGGCCACCGGACCACGGCGCGCCGTGAGGCGCCTGGTGGGCGCCGACCGGATGCCGTGGATATCGTCCCGGCCAGGATGGTAGGCGAACTGGACCATATCGCGGTACGCCGGGCGTCCCCGGAGCCGACCTCGTCCGTTCGTGCGGCGTTCCTGTTGTGGCTCATCGAGGGTTCGCCGTGCCACCTACCATGCACACCGCGGCCGTGACGGCCTGCCGACAGACGGGGGATTGATGGCCGGCGATCCAGGCGACGGTGATGCGCCGATCCGGCGATCGCCGAGTGGGCGCATTCCGCGCTGGGTCATGGACGAGGCGGCCGGCCGCACACCGATCGATGCGGTGCCGTTCCGAAGCGGTAGTACCGATCTGACGACCCCAGACGCCGCGAGGTGGCGAAGCAGTCGGCGGCCTCCCACAGCTGCTGTCGTCGTCATCCTGTTCCTCGCCTGCGTCGCGGCGTCCGTGGTGGCGTCGGTCGTGCTGCGCCTGGCACCCGAGATCGAAGCCGGACCGGGCGAGCTGCCGCCGGCGTCGGATTCCCGTCAGGCAGTGGCGCCGCCCCTCGGTTTCGAGGAAGCCGGCCACCCCCTGGGACATCCGCCCGCGATCGCCTCGGCTGCCAAGCCGGGCTACCGCGTGATCGCCCACCAGCCGGATAGCGCGACCGCGGTGACCTGGTCGCCCTGCCGACCGATTCACTATGTCGTCCGCCCGGACAAGGCACCCGCTGGCGGAGAGCGGCTCATCGCGTCGGCCATCGCTCGGGTCGCGGCCGCGACCGGCTTGTCGTTCGTCAACGACGGGACCACCACCGAAGCGCCACAGGAGGATCGACCGGCCTATCAGCCCTCGCGGTACGGCGAGCGCTGGGCGCCAGTGCTCATTACATGGGCGACGGCCGATGAGGTACCCGACTTCGGTATCGACGTCCTCGGCGAAGCGGGTCCGGTCCGGGTCCGCACCCCTAGCGGGGACGACGCCTTCGTCTCAGGCACAGTCGCACTCGACGCAGCGAAGATGGGCAAGGCACAGGCCCGCTACGGCGACGACGTCGCTCGGGCAGCGGTGCTACACGAACTCGGACACCTTCTGGGTCTCAGCCACGTCAATGACAAGAACCAGATCATGTGGCCGCAGCTCCAGCCGGCGGTCGTCGACTACCAGGCCGGAGACCTGCGGGGTCTCGCCGTACTCGGCAGTGGTTCCTGCCAGCCCGACGTCTGAAGCATTTCGGACGTCCCGCTCGCTGAACTCCCACTGACCGAAGTGTGACAACGCGGAATGGCCGTCCCTGTGGTGCACCCGCCTGCTGCCGTACCGGGAGGCTCCGGTCATGCCGGTCTCAATCGGTGCTGTCCTCGATCGTGCTCTCGACGTAGGCCTGCGCTTCGTCCTGGTCCTGCGGGATGTCCGCCCGCCGTTCTGCGTCGTCCCCATGGGGTTCCGATGCTGCGGACGACGTCGCGACCGCGTCGGAGTCATCGTCGGTGTCAGTGATGCCGAGCTGCTTGGCGACGGTGTCGCGTGCCTCGTCGGCCGCCTTGTTGATGTCGTCGAGTTCGTCGTTGTTCGTCATCGTCGTCCCTCACTGTCGCCCGATCGAGGCGGCAGTGGTGCCCGGCGGTACCTGTCGGCAAACGCCCAGCGCCATGGCCGTGCGGTGCAGGCAGCGTCAGTGCCGCCGAGGACGGCACGTGTTCCGCCTCAGCGCCGAAGCCGCGGTACCCCGCTGCGCAGCCGCAATCGGTGCTGCAGTGGCGGGACCGCGATGCGGGTTGACCTCAGCCGATCTCGAGGTCGTCCGAGGCCAGCAGGCCGATCTCGACCAGATCCAGCGGGTGCACCCATTCGTCGCTGACCGGAACGCCGCCGGCGTTGGCGATCGCGGTCCGCAGCGGAATGGCCCAGACATGCTCGATGAGCGCGATCGCCGCCGCACTCCCGGGAGCGATCGCCTCGGCGACGTCCCAGACCTCGGCTTCGTCGATGAGGTGTCCGTCGGTCGCGGCTACGGCCTCGGCCCCGGCGACAGCGCCCAGTTCGGCGCCGGCTTCGCCCGCCGCTCCCAGACCCAACAGTGCACCGACGGTCGCGCCGAGCCCCTCGGCCTCGTCGAGCGACAAGTCGCTCCACTGCAGCGCGGCCAGGTCCCCGTCCAGATTCTTCTGCACCACCAGCGCGTCGATCAGCCGGATCACGTTGGTGTCCCGCAGCCGATTGAGTTCGGTGAGGATCTCTCCGGTGAAGTTGGGCTGGTCGAAACCGACGACGAGTAGTTGCACCGGTCCGATGGGCATGGGTCGAACTCCTCAAACGTGGTGATGCGTGGCTGGGGCTGCGTAAGGCGGAGGTCGGTCAGGCGTTCAGGATCTTGAGCTTCTCTGCGTCGAACTCGGCCTGCGTCAAGACGCCGGCGTCGAGCAACTGCTTGAGTTTCATCAGCTCCGCGAAGTTGTCCGGGGCAGGCGCATCGGCAGCAGGGGTCGCGGCCGGCGGGGCCTGTGCCGCTTGAGCCTGTGCTGTTTGGGCCTGCGCTGCTTCGGCCTTGGCGGCACCCCGCTTGGAGGCGACATGCGCGGTCGCTCCGAGTACGGCGGCACGACGCAACATCCTGGGCATGGTCGGCTCCTTGGCGACGGCTGAGCCACGGCTCTCCGGATCGGCGCCCGGGTCGTTGAGGCCAGCGAGGTGGAGGGCGGCGAGGCGGCGGCGTGTTGGCGCCGTCGCCTCCCCGGAACGCCGCCGACAGTACCTCGCACGATGCCGGCTGGGTATGGGTTCCGGGCTCCCGTTGATCAGCCTGCTCGCACCACGTTGCGGACGAGTGCGGCGTACCCCCGGCAGCCCGCAGCGGTGAGGTGGATGCCGTCGCCGCCCAGCCAGCTCGTACGACGCAACTCCGACGCGGCGTTCCAGTCCGCGAGCCGTGCGTTGGGGTAGCGCGGTATCGCCGCGCGAAGCATCGTGTTGCTCCGATTCTCGAAGGTGTAGCGGCGATAGTCGTTGCGCAACTGCAGGGTGAGCCAGACGACCAACCGTTGCGGGCCGGCGAGGCGCATGATCCGGTCGACCCACGGCCGGGTGAGGCCACCGTTGGTGCCCAGGTGGACGACGAGAATCGGCGGCAGCGTCCGTCGGTGGGCGGCGATCACCGCGGCCCCTGCCGAGGCCTGCCGGCTGCCGACCGCGTCGACGGCGAACCTCTTGCTGGCCAGGCAGGATCGCGCGCCCAGCATCACCGAGTCACCGACCGCGTACGCCCGCCCCGCCACGACCCGGCGCGACACCGTCCCGTCCTCGCCGGCGGGGGCGACGGTTCCAGAACGAGTGACGGTGTCGGGCCCGACCGCCACGGCGTGCCCGGTCGTCGTCGGTATGGCGGCCACGGAGGCCACTGCTGTCGGTGTGGTGGAGTCGGCCGTCGTTGCGGCCCCGCCGCAGGCAGTGATCGTCAGGGCCAGCCCACAGGCGAGTGCGCCGGTGGCACCGACCCGCATGGCGCCCTCCTGGGTGACGTGGAGATCGCGTGGCGGGGCGATCATGGCACGGCGCCGCACGATCGACCGGGCTGGCTGCGATGCAGCGGTTCGCGGGCCTCGGCTGAGGCGACGAGAATCGGGTGAAGCAAGGAGAAAGGCCCCGGACAGCTGTCCGGGGCCTTTCGTCAGGTCGGGGGTGCTGCTCAGTCCTCCACGGTCTTGACCACGTCGGTGAGCCGGTGGGTCTCATCGAGGATGGAGGCGGCCTTGTCCTTCAGTGCCGCGCCGTGCTCGGCGTAGTGGTGCGAGCAGAAGAGCAGCTCTCCACCGGCCGTGAGCGCCACGCGCACGTAGGCCTGTGCTCCGCAGCGGTCGCAGCGGTCCAGGGCCGACAGCGTCGATGTCGTGGGGGCCAGCGTCTGCGTCATGAGCTCCTCCTCACGGACCGGCGGGCACCACGCCCGGCAGGTCCTGCACCCGAGTCAACATAGTGACACCCCGGATTCGTTCCCGGGTCTCCCATTCGGCCAGGTTCGCCGTCGGCTGACAGCAGCATCCGGTGCGGTCCTTCCCATGACCAGCGCCTTTACTCTCCTGTAACCAGCTCGACGCGGTGTGAGTCACCTCACCCGTCGGGCGTGTCCCTGGATCTGGCCCGGTCGCGGATGCCGGTGCCGGTGCTGCGCCGGGCCGGCAGTGCGGGAGATCACCGCAGCGGTGCGCGCGGCGGGTCGGGACGTGTCGGTGCCGCGGCTAGCCTGACCCGCGTGAGTGTGGAGTCGGCCGACCCGGTGGAGAAGCCGCGGCGGCGTGCCGCCGCGCGCGGGGGCTCGGCGTACTCCGCCAAGCACTT comes from the Actinomycetota bacterium genome and includes:
- a CDS encoding SHOCT domain-containing protein, with the protein product MPRMLRRAAVLGATAHVASKRGAAKAEAAQAQTAQAQAAQAPPAATPAADAPAPDNFAELMKLKQLLDAGVLTQAEFDAEKLKILNA
- a CDS encoding matrixin family metalloprotease encodes the protein MAGDPGDGDAPIRRSPSGRIPRWVMDEAAGRTPIDAVPFRSGSTDLTTPDAARWRSSRRPPTAAVVVILFLACVAASVVASVVLRLAPEIEAGPGELPPASDSRQAVAPPLGFEEAGHPLGHPPAIASAAKPGYRVIAHQPDSATAVTWSPCRPIHYVVRPDKAPAGGERLIASAIARVAAATGLSFVNDGTTTEAPQEDRPAYQPSRYGERWAPVLITWATADEVPDFGIDVLGEAGPVRVRTPSGDDAFVSGTVALDAAKMGKAQARYGDDVARAAVLHELGHLLGLSHVNDKNQIMWPQLQPAVVDYQAGDLRGLAVLGSGSCQPDV